The Vicia villosa cultivar HV-30 ecotype Madison, WI unplaced genomic scaffold, Vvil1.0 ctg.001158F_1_1, whole genome shotgun sequence genome includes a region encoding these proteins:
- the LOC131633642 gene encoding ycf3-interacting protein 1, chloroplastic produces MALSSSSQPLPLTLPSISSSKSHSLPTFRYYPHNSHSLLTNGTQFTKLSTTYRRTSTILSSVVASAGNEDAELRVSSTQQLDDDDDEEEEEDDEEPTPQDLEYVAQIKRVLELLKKNRDMLFGEVKLTIMIEDPRDIERKRLLGIEDLDGPTRDDLVTALEEVNEGKIPKDKVVLQMLAEEMTAWPNLEVESTKKKPKKSLYAKTTDTGIDPKVAAKRLNIDWDTAAEIEDVVTDDEQEVPSVLGYGALYLVSAFPIIIGVSVVLILFYNSLQ; encoded by the exons ATGGCACTGTCGTCATCATCACAACCGTTGCCATTAACACTTCCTTCAATTTCGTCTTCAAAATCACATTCTCTTCCAACCTTTCGCTATTATCCTCACAACTCTCACTCCCTCCTTACCAACGGAACACAGTTCACGAAGCTTAGTACCACTTATCGACGAACATCAACCATACTTTCTTCCGTCGTTGCCTCTGCTGGGAATGAAGATGCTGAGCTACGTGTATCCTCTACACAGCaactggatgatgatgatgacgaggaggaggaggaggatgatgaAGAACCAACTCCTCAAGACCTTGAATATGTTGCCCAAATCAAAAGG GTTTTGGAGCTGCTTAAAAAAAACCGGGACATGCTATTCGGGGag GTCAAACTAACCATAATGATTGAGGATCCCCGAGATATTGAGAGAAAAAGATTGCTCGGTATTGAAGATCTTGATGGCCCAACACGAGATGATCTAGTTACCGCTTTGGAAGAA GTGAATGAAGGGAAAATTCCAAAGGATAAAGTTGTTCTCCAGATGCTTGCCGAGGAAATGACTGCATGGCCTAATTTAGAG GTTGAATCAACGAAGAAAAAGCCCAAAAAATCTCTATATGCAAAAACAACTGACACTGGAATCGATCCTAAAGTGGCTGCAAAGAGACTAAACATTGACTGGGATACTGCTGCTGAAATTGAAGATGTGGTTACTGACGATGAACAAGAAGTGCCTTCGGTGTTG GGGTATGGAGCATTATACTTGGTTTCAGCTTTCCCTATTATTATAGGTGTTTCAGtagttttgattttgttttacaATTCCCTCCAGTAG